Proteins encoded by one window of Sediminicoccus rosea:
- a CDS encoding ABC transporter substrate-binding protein, which translates to MNATRRALLAAPLAATLPWDVTQAQTQSGTLRVGMTASAVPLSNGVPDQGAEGHRFMGITLYDQLAMWDLSKSDVPVTIRPGLATSWRTDPADPKRWIITLREGVRFHDGKVMTADDVVFSYDRAFKADAPWFDPRAAAQARIRMPTIASWRAEGPLTFIIETRTPDSLVPFGLTWVGITHQGAWEAAGRDWDRYLDRAVGTGPYRLETFAVRERCVMLRNSNYWDAARIPRHERLILLPLPEANTRVAALRSNQVDFIEAPPPDAIPALRAANMTIVANTYPHNWTWHLNMSEGSPWRDIRVRKAANLAIDRAGMRSMLGDMMVPGAGLLPPGHPWHGTPREPIRTDVAAARRLMTEAGFSRQNPIRTRVGISPSGSGQMQPLPMNEAVQQNLRDIGIEVTFEVLEWNALLGIWRDGARAPSNRGISAINISYAALDPFTALVRFLKSDMVPPAANNWGYFSDPWYDDIMTRVYAEFDPTRQAALLSELHARVVDDALFLFVAHDLNPRAMSRRVQGFVQAQSWFQDLTPIRIT; encoded by the coding sequence ATGAACGCCACCCGCCGCGCCCTGCTCGCAGCACCCCTCGCCGCTACCCTCCCCTGGGATGTGACACAGGCGCAGACCCAGTCGGGCACCTTGCGCGTCGGCATGACCGCCTCCGCCGTGCCGCTCTCCAACGGGGTGCCGGACCAGGGGGCGGAGGGGCACCGCTTCATGGGCATCACCCTCTATGACCAGCTGGCCATGTGGGACCTCAGCAAGTCCGACGTGCCGGTCACCATCCGCCCCGGCCTCGCCACCTCCTGGCGCACCGACCCGGCCGACCCGAAGCGCTGGATCATCACGCTGCGCGAAGGCGTGCGCTTCCATGACGGCAAGGTGATGACGGCCGATGATGTCGTCTTCTCCTACGACCGCGCCTTCAAGGCAGACGCCCCCTGGTTCGACCCCCGCGCCGCCGCCCAGGCGCGCATCCGCATGCCGACCATCGCCTCCTGGCGCGCGGAAGGCCCGCTCACCTTCATCATCGAGACCCGCACACCGGACAGCCTGGTGCCCTTCGGCCTCACCTGGGTCGGCATCACGCATCAGGGCGCATGGGAAGCCGCGGGCCGCGACTGGGACCGCTACCTGGACCGCGCCGTGGGCACCGGCCCCTATCGCCTGGAAACCTTCGCGGTGCGCGAGCGCTGCGTGATGCTGCGCAATTCCAATTACTGGGACGCGGCCCGCATCCCCCGCCACGAACGCCTGATCCTGCTGCCCCTGCCCGAAGCGAATACCCGCGTGGCCGCGCTGCGCTCCAACCAGGTGGACTTCATCGAGGCCCCGCCGCCCGATGCCATCCCCGCGCTGCGCGCGGCGAACATGACCATCGTCGCCAACACCTATCCGCACAACTGGACCTGGCACCTGAACATGTCCGAGGGCTCGCCCTGGCGGGACATCCGCGTCCGCAAGGCCGCCAACCTCGCCATTGATCGCGCCGGCATGCGCTCCATGCTGGGGGACATGATGGTGCCCGGCGCCGGCCTGCTGCCGCCCGGTCACCCCTGGCACGGCACCCCGCGCGAGCCGATCCGCACCGATGTCGCAGCTGCCCGCCGGCTGATGACGGAGGCCGGCTTCTCCCGCCAGAACCCGATCCGCACGCGCGTCGGCATCTCGCCCTCCGGCTCGGGCCAGATGCAGCCGTTGCCGATGAACGAGGCCGTGCAGCAGAACCTGCGCGACATCGGCATCGAGGTGACCTTCGAGGTGCTGGAGTGGAACGCGCTGCTCGGCATCTGGCGCGACGGCGCGCGGGCGCCCTCCAACCGCGGCATCAGCGCCATCAACATCAGCTACGCAGCGCTGGACCCCTTCACCGCGCTGGTGCGCTTCCTGAAGAGCGACATGGTGCCGCCCGCCGCCAACAACTGGGGCTATTTCAGCGACCCCTGGTATGACGACATCATGACGCGCGTCTATGCGGAGTTCGACCCGACGCGCCAGGCGGCGCTGCTCTCCGAACTGCACGCGCGCGTGGTGGATGACGCGCTGTTCCTCTTTGTCGCGCATGACCTCAATCCGCGCGCGATGAGCCGGCGCGTGCAGGGCTTCGTCCAGGCGCAGAGCTGGTTCCAGGACCTGACGCCGATCCGCATCACGTAA
- a CDS encoding 3-hydroxyacyl-CoA dehydrogenase NAD-binding domain-containing protein, producing MAEERFVEHDRDGDIHILRIANPPVNTLRTGVRAGLHAGIAAAVKEGARAIVLIGEGRMFCAGAEMTEFNKPRQPPSLPEVFDAIENCKVPVVAAIHGSALGGGLELALACHARVAVATAQVGLPEVKRGFVPGAGGTQRLPRLIGPEAALKIVVTGEPISATEAAKLGVINAVVDAPLEASAVAWARAHAGDSFVLARKREDKIKGADLAAFDAAAAALLKRTRGQESPKGCVTAVRASITHSFEDGLNIEREQFQKLVAGEQSFALRHIFFGEREAVRVPGLPEDVQGTPVKNAVVIGGGTMGGGIAMNFANVGIPVTIVETSQEALDKGLARCEANWQRSVTSGRMSQAEYEKRRSFLKGSTSLDVVKDADIVIEAIFENMEAKKELFAKLDKLARPGVVLASNTSTLSIDEIASATSRPEWVIGMHFFSPANVMRLLENVRGAKTNNIAIATATEVGKRIGKLPVLVGNCDGFVGNRMTGKRTPQVEKLLLEGCLPQDIDRVMETYGMAMGPCATGDLAGLDIGAAVRKARGTVAPIADAVVARGRFGQKTGKGWYMYDEKRNRLVDPEVEAIILDVAEKMQVRRRKIEDAEILERLLLPMVNEGARILEEGVASRAIDIDVIFCNGFGWPAWRGGPMFWADRMGLKNVRDKLAHYAAATNDPNLKPAALIEQLAASGGSFAAGGAKSAA from the coding sequence ATGGCAGAAGAGCGCTTCGTCGAGCATGACCGCGACGGCGACATCCACATCCTGCGCATTGCCAATCCGCCGGTGAACACGCTGCGCACCGGCGTGCGCGCCGGCCTGCATGCGGGGATCGCGGCCGCCGTGAAGGAAGGGGCACGCGCCATCGTGCTGATCGGCGAGGGCCGCATGTTCTGCGCCGGTGCCGAAATGACCGAGTTCAACAAGCCCCGTCAGCCGCCCAGCCTGCCCGAGGTCTTCGACGCGATCGAGAATTGCAAGGTTCCTGTCGTCGCCGCCATCCATGGCTCGGCGCTGGGCGGTGGGCTGGAGCTGGCCCTGGCCTGCCATGCGCGCGTCGCGGTCGCCACCGCCCAGGTGGGCCTGCCCGAGGTGAAGCGCGGCTTCGTCCCCGGCGCCGGTGGCACGCAGCGCCTGCCCCGCCTGATCGGCCCCGAGGCCGCGCTGAAGATCGTGGTGACCGGTGAGCCGATCTCGGCGACCGAGGCCGCGAAGCTCGGCGTCATCAATGCCGTGGTGGATGCGCCGCTCGAGGCCTCCGCCGTCGCCTGGGCCCGCGCCCATGCCGGGGACAGCTTCGTGCTGGCCCGCAAGCGCGAGGACAAGATCAAGGGCGCCGACCTCGCCGCCTTCGACGCCGCCGCTGCAGCCCTGCTGAAGCGCACGCGCGGGCAGGAAAGCCCGAAGGGCTGCGTGACCGCCGTCCGCGCCTCCATCACGCATTCCTTCGAGGATGGGCTGAACATCGAGCGCGAGCAGTTCCAGAAGCTGGTCGCCGGCGAGCAGAGCTTCGCGCTGCGCCACATCTTCTTCGGCGAGCGCGAGGCGGTGCGCGTCCCCGGCCTGCCGGAGGATGTGCAGGGCACGCCCGTGAAGAACGCCGTTGTCATCGGCGGCGGCACCATGGGCGGCGGCATCGCGATGAACTTCGCCAATGTCGGCATCCCCGTCACCATCGTGGAGACAAGCCAGGAAGCGCTGGACAAGGGCCTCGCGCGCTGCGAGGCGAATTGGCAGCGCTCAGTCACCTCGGGCCGCATGAGCCAGGCCGAGTATGAGAAGCGCCGCTCTTTCCTGAAGGGCAGCACCAGCCTGGATGTGGTGAAGGACGCCGACATCGTGATCGAGGCGATCTTCGAGAACATGGAGGCGAAGAAGGAGCTCTTCGCCAAGCTGGACAAGCTGGCGCGGCCGGGCGTCGTGCTCGCCTCCAACACCTCGACGCTCTCAATCGACGAGATCGCCTCGGCCACCTCCCGCCCCGAATGGGTGATCGGGATGCATTTCTTCTCGCCGGCGAATGTGATGCGCCTGCTGGAAAACGTCCGCGGCGCGAAGACCAACAACATTGCCATCGCGACGGCCACGGAAGTCGGCAAGCGCATCGGCAAGCTGCCCGTGCTGGTCGGCAATTGCGACGGCTTCGTCGGCAACCGCATGACCGGCAAGCGCACGCCGCAGGTCGAGAAGCTGCTGCTGGAAGGCTGCCTGCCGCAGGATATCGACCGCGTGATGGAGACCTACGGCATGGCCATGGGCCCGTGTGCGACGGGCGACCTCGCCGGCCTCGACATCGGCGCAGCCGTTCGCAAGGCGCGCGGCACGGTCGCGCCCATCGCGGATGCCGTCGTGGCCCGCGGCCGCTTCGGTCAGAAGACCGGCAAGGGCTGGTACATGTATGACGAGAAGCGCAACCGCCTGGTGGACCCGGAGGTGGAGGCGATCATCCTCGACGTGGCCGAGAAGATGCAGGTCCGCCGCCGCAAGATCGAGGATGCCGAGATCCTGGAGCGCCTCCTGCTGCCGATGGTGAACGAGGGCGCGCGCATCCTGGAAGAGGGGGTCGCCTCCCGCGCCATCGATATCGACGTGATCTTCTGCAACGGCTTCGGCTGGCCCGCCTGGCGCGGCGGGCCGATGTTCTGGGCCGACCGCATGGGCCTGAAGAATGTTCGCGACAAGCTGGCGCATTACGCCGCCGCGACCAATGATCCCAACCTGAAACCCGCCGCGCTGATCGAGCAGCTGGCCGCCTCCGGGGGCAGTTTCGCCGCCGGCGGCGCCAAGAGCGCCGCGTAA